A window of the Haloarcula litorea genome harbors these coding sequences:
- the cheB gene encoding chemotaxis-specific protein-glutamate methyltransferase CheB — protein sequence MAGGRPRAVVADDSHFMRSVISDMLEEGGIDVVAQARNGREAVEAVGREDPDVVTMDVEMPELDGIEATERIMAEHPTPVLMLSAHTDEDADVTFEALDRGAVDFFRKPGGEVSMEMSRLKDQLVEIVTSVAEVDVGGATGHSAGGVTRGTASPSAAEPSGETSYAANPTLIVGSSTGGPKMVEQVLSDLPLAADCRVLIVQHMPDGFTGRFAERIDARSDYDVREATDGARIGGGEALVAAGDSHMAVKNYRNGRLRVKLTDDAPVNSVRPAVDVTMRTAADVVDDPLVGVILTGMGEDGADGIRRIKAAGGHTLAQDEATSAVYGMPRRAVETGCVDDVLPIDEVANGILDTITTEVSS from the coding sequence ATGGCCGGCGGGAGGCCGCGTGCCGTCGTCGCCGACGACTCTCACTTCATGCGCAGCGTCATCTCCGATATGCTGGAGGAGGGGGGAATCGACGTCGTCGCGCAGGCGCGAAACGGCCGGGAGGCCGTCGAGGCCGTCGGCCGCGAGGATCCCGACGTGGTGACGATGGACGTCGAGATGCCGGAACTCGACGGGATCGAGGCGACGGAACGCATCATGGCCGAGCACCCGACGCCGGTCCTGATGCTGTCGGCCCACACCGACGAAGACGCCGACGTGACCTTCGAGGCCCTGGACAGGGGCGCTGTCGACTTCTTCCGGAAGCCCGGCGGCGAGGTGTCGATGGAGATGTCCCGCCTGAAAGACCAGCTGGTCGAGATCGTCACCTCCGTCGCGGAGGTCGACGTGGGCGGGGCGACCGGCCACAGCGCCGGTGGGGTCACCCGCGGCACCGCGTCGCCGTCGGCCGCGGAGCCGAGCGGCGAGACCAGTTACGCGGCGAACCCGACGCTGATCGTCGGCTCCTCGACGGGAGGGCCGAAGATGGTCGAGCAGGTCCTGTCGGACCTGCCGCTGGCGGCGGACTGCCGCGTGCTGATCGTCCAGCACATGCCGGACGGGTTCACCGGCCGGTTCGCGGAGCGGATCGACGCCCGCAGCGACTACGACGTGCGGGAGGCGACCGACGGGGCCCGCATCGGCGGCGGCGAGGCGCTCGTGGCCGCCGGTGACAGCCATATGGCGGTCAAGAACTACCGGAACGGGCGGCTCCGGGTGAAGCTGACCGACGACGCCCCCGTCAACAGTGTCCGCCCGGCCGTCGACGTGACGATGCGGACCGCCGCCGACGTCGTCGACGACCCGCTGGTGGGAGTCATCCTCACCGGGATGGGCGAGGACGGTGCCGACGGCATCCGACGTATCAAGGCCGCCGGCGGTCACACGCTGGCACAGGACGAGGCCACGTCGGCCGTCTACGGGATGCCCCGACGGGCCGTGGAGACGGGGTGTGTCGACGACGTGTTGCCCATCGACGAGGTTGCGAACGGTATCTTGGACACGATCACGACCGAGGTGAGCTCATAA
- a CDS encoding TenA family protein, translating to MSDAATGDDATVSAAYADYAADRADPRFTDWCRERTGESWTAATDHRFTRELHADTLDDDVFRRYLVQDYAVVESLVGAFGHAVGEAPSMAAKSRLVEFLGTVTGDEDDYFERSFDALGVPESTHADPPLAEPTAAFQDLIGRATGRGGYAETLAVLVPAEWVYLTWASGHDERPDRFYLAEWVDLHAVDAFAEFVGWLRRELDREGAAANPRRQARIADLFARTVDLEAAFFDAAYDGDRSLVPEQATEGDA from the coding sequence GTGAGCGACGCCGCCACGGGCGACGACGCCACGGTCTCTGCCGCCTACGCCGACTACGCGGCCGACCGCGCGGACCCGCGGTTCACCGACTGGTGCCGCGAGCGGACCGGCGAGTCGTGGACGGCGGCGACGGACCACCGCTTCACCCGCGAGCTCCACGCCGACACGCTCGACGACGACGTCTTCCGCCGCTATCTCGTCCAGGACTACGCCGTCGTCGAGTCGCTGGTGGGCGCGTTCGGCCACGCCGTCGGCGAAGCCCCATCGATGGCCGCGAAGTCCCGGCTGGTCGAGTTCCTCGGGACCGTCACCGGCGACGAGGACGACTACTTCGAGCGCTCCTTCGACGCGCTGGGCGTGCCCGAGTCGACCCACGCGGACCCGCCGCTTGCCGAGCCGACGGCGGCGTTTCAGGACCTCATCGGTCGGGCGACCGGCCGGGGCGGCTACGCGGAGACGCTGGCCGTCCTCGTGCCCGCCGAGTGGGTGTACCTGACCTGGGCCAGCGGCCACGACGAGCGGCCCGACCGCTTCTACCTCGCGGAGTGGGTCGACCTCCACGCCGTCGACGCCTTCGCCGAGTTCGTCGGTTGGCTCCGCCGGGAACTGGACCGCGAGGGCGCGGCCGCGAACCCGCGCCGGCAGGCCCGCATCGCCGACCTATTCGCCCGGACCGTCGACCTCGAAGCCGCCTTCTTCGACGCGGCCTACGACGGGGATCGCTCGCTGGTCCCGGAGCAGGCCACGGAAGGTGACGCCTGA
- a CDS encoding CheR family methyltransferase → MNRTEDRQFRQLLSFIGSEMDFESEFYNDAYLDRRISARMRRTDTDDYRQYRRLLERDDGEREQLLDSLSINVTGFFRNPEAWEALRPVLRELTAENRRVRVWSAPSADGREPYSAAMLALDDPEVDAGRVEITATDINADVLAEARRGVYETSQTTDIAEELAPLDDYADYVDEEGTTFRVRDEVKEMVTFEQHDLIRGEAKRDFDLVFCRNLLIYIDTEYKVPIFETIRGSLRAGGNLMIGMTETLPAACRDDFDPVDKQHRIYERV, encoded by the coding sequence ATGAACCGGACCGAGGACCGGCAGTTCCGGCAGCTGCTTTCGTTCATCGGGTCGGAGATGGACTTCGAGTCGGAGTTCTACAACGACGCCTACCTCGACCGCCGCATCAGCGCCCGGATGCGCCGGACCGACACCGACGACTACCGGCAGTACCGGCGGCTGCTCGAACGCGACGACGGCGAGCGCGAGCAGCTGCTGGACTCGCTGTCGATCAACGTCACCGGCTTCTTCCGCAACCCCGAGGCCTGGGAGGCGCTGCGGCCGGTCCTGCGGGAGCTGACCGCCGAGAACCGCCGGGTCCGGGTGTGGTCGGCCCCCAGTGCCGACGGCCGGGAACCGTACTCGGCGGCGATGCTGGCGCTCGACGACCCCGAGGTCGACGCCGGTCGGGTCGAGATCACCGCCACCGACATCAACGCCGACGTCCTCGCGGAGGCCCGCCGCGGCGTCTACGAGACCTCACAGACGACCGACATCGCGGAGGAGCTGGCACCGCTCGACGACTACGCCGACTACGTCGACGAGGAGGGGACGACCTTCCGGGTCCGGGACGAGGTGAAGGAGATGGTCACCTTCGAGCAGCACGACCTCATCCGGGGCGAGGCCAAGCGGGACTTCGACCTCGTCTTCTGCCGGAACCTCCTCATCTACATCGACACGGAGTACAAGGTCCCCATCTTCGAGACCATCCGGGGGTCCCTGCGGGCCGGCGGGAACCTGATGATCGGGATGACCGAGACGCTTCCGGCGGCGTGCCGGGACGACTTCGATCCCGTCGACAAGCAACACCGCATCTACGAGCGCGTATGA
- the tenA gene encoding thiaminase II translates to MAFTDELAEVGDPVWDAVLDHPMVEQLGEGTLDEAPFRYWVRQDYVYLVEYARVFAFGAANAPDLARMGTFAELLDATINTEMDLHREYAAEFGIGEAELAATDPSPTTRGYTDFLVRVAATGTFGELVAALLPCMWGFNETARRLDERGRPDHEQYAAWIEMYAGAEFTDLAEWCRDLLDDVAADATPDERERYRDLFETSAKYEYRFWDAAWRQEGWSV, encoded by the coding sequence ATGGCCTTCACCGACGAACTGGCCGAGGTGGGCGACCCGGTCTGGGATGCCGTCCTCGACCACCCGATGGTCGAACAGCTCGGCGAGGGGACCCTGGACGAGGCCCCGTTCCGGTACTGGGTCCGCCAGGACTACGTCTACCTCGTCGAGTACGCCCGCGTGTTCGCCTTCGGGGCCGCCAACGCGCCCGATCTGGCGCGGATGGGCACCTTCGCCGAGCTGCTGGACGCGACGATCAACACCGAGATGGATCTCCACCGGGAGTACGCCGCCGAGTTCGGGATCGGCGAGGCCGAGCTGGCGGCGACCGATCCCTCGCCGACGACGCGGGGGTACACGGACTTCCTCGTGCGCGTGGCGGCGACGGGCACCTTCGGCGAGCTCGTGGCCGCGCTGTTGCCCTGTATGTGGGGGTTCAACGAGACCGCCCGCCGGCTCGACGAGCGCGGCCGTCCCGACCACGAGCAGTACGCCGCCTGGATCGAGATGTACGCCGGCGCGGAGTTCACCGACCTCGCCGAGTGGTGCAGGGACCTGCTTGACGACGTGGCCGCCGACGCAACTCCCGACGAGCGCGAGCGCTACCGGGACCTGTTCGAGACCTCCGCGAAGTACGAGTACCGCTTCTGGGACGCCGCCTGGCGACAGGAGGGGTGGTCGGTGTGA
- a CDS encoding HEAT repeat domain-containing protein, translating to MSLYELERDGDVQELIRVLRESDNERVQRRAAELLGNFGDHDDRRDVVSALVTAAQRDSDAVTAAAIDSLDELGGDAIQQLIGDIAGVDIDDDAADWVAAKAFVRALDADVPELRMAAANGLGRLGEADAVPKLTERFEDPDPRVRARAARAAGKVADSRATEPLASLLTDPKGAVRREAADALGAIGSRRALQALLPLYEDDDERVRRIAVGAFGNFENDRPVEYLVEALGDDAPAVRRTAVYSLVELLANVPTERSHDIRETVVDRLSNTDDRTVVVPLAEILEESTQPSQRRNTAWLLGRVAGDAERERVVDALVEALGDDDTMLRQFAATSLAELGDGGGTVERRLLRLVEDDTVDPEVRGQAIFTLGKVGGERSRAVLDQLIDETDHEIVRKKAFSAISKLGGRR from the coding sequence ATGAGCCTCTACGAACTGGAACGCGACGGCGACGTGCAGGAGCTCATCCGGGTCCTGCGCGAGAGCGACAACGAGCGGGTCCAGCGGCGGGCGGCCGAACTGCTGGGCAACTTCGGCGACCACGACGACCGCCGGGACGTCGTCAGCGCCCTGGTCACGGCGGCTCAACGGGACAGCGACGCCGTCACCGCGGCCGCCATCGACTCGCTGGACGAACTGGGCGGCGACGCCATCCAGCAGCTCATCGGCGACATAGCGGGGGTCGACATCGACGACGACGCGGCCGACTGGGTGGCCGCGAAGGCGTTCGTGCGGGCGCTCGACGCCGACGTGCCCGAGCTTCGGATGGCCGCCGCGAACGGGCTCGGACGGCTCGGCGAGGCGGACGCCGTCCCGAAGCTGACCGAGCGGTTCGAGGACCCCGACCCCCGCGTCCGGGCGCGGGCGGCGCGTGCCGCGGGCAAGGTCGCCGACTCGCGGGCGACCGAACCCCTGGCGTCGCTGCTGACGGACCCGAAGGGGGCGGTCCGGCGCGAGGCCGCCGACGCGCTGGGCGCGATCGGTAGCAGGCGTGCGTTACAGGCCCTGCTCCCGCTGTACGAGGACGACGACGAGCGGGTCCGCCGGATCGCCGTCGGCGCGTTCGGCAACTTCGAGAACGACCGGCCGGTCGAGTACCTGGTCGAGGCGCTGGGCGACGACGCTCCGGCCGTGCGCCGGACGGCCGTCTACTCGCTGGTCGAGCTGCTCGCGAACGTCCCGACCGAGCGGAGCCACGACATCCGCGAGACGGTCGTCGACCGGCTCTCGAACACGGACGACCGGACGGTCGTGGTCCCGCTGGCCGAGATCCTCGAGGAGAGCACCCAACCCTCCCAGCGGCGCAACACCGCGTGGCTGCTGGGCCGAGTGGCGGGCGACGCCGAGCGCGAGCGCGTCGTCGACGCGCTGGTCGAGGCGCTGGGCGACGACGACACGATGCTCCGGCAGTTCGCCGCCACCAGCCTCGCAGAGCTGGGCGACGGGGGCGGGACGGTCGAGCGCCGCCTCCTCCGACTGGTCGAGGACGACACCGTCGACCCGGAGGTCCGCGGGCAGGCCATCTTCACGCTCGGGAAGGTCGGCGGCGAGCGGTCCCGGGCGGTCCTTGACCAGCTCATCGACGAGACCGACCACGAGATCGTCCGCAAGAAGGCCTTCTCGGCCATCTCGAAACTGGGTGGGCGGCGGTGA
- a CDS encoding CheF family chemotaxis protein yields the protein MSDGERALVDTQGTFVQVVSEGRKRNDIEWVPGRILLSNKRLVLATSDGKRTIALSKLTSVTASQMNQPLAQVDSYVKVQSGRDVWLISTSDETFEGELYRALLDQIVVLAKHPAVEGGVVRDTEWEKARLKLDDEHEETIDLATASGTFVELDIDDVGTVEAAEREIRGRERPVLEVEHTVETTSVETYVTGNPRHVSLLEGLVRQGEQRNAADDVDLSDDEVQVLMALYSGISPFKIPEFVDMDVDEVEDVYDRLVEADILEPVRTRREVQLEARGRSIAGDAIADQ from the coding sequence ATGAGCGACGGCGAGCGCGCGCTGGTCGACACGCAGGGGACGTTCGTGCAGGTGGTCTCGGAGGGCCGCAAGCGCAACGACATCGAGTGGGTCCCGGGTCGGATCCTGCTGTCGAACAAGCGGCTGGTGCTGGCGACCAGCGACGGCAAGCGGACCATCGCGCTGTCGAAGCTCACGAGCGTCACCGCCAGTCAGATGAACCAGCCGCTCGCGCAGGTCGACAGCTACGTCAAGGTCCAGAGCGGCCGGGACGTCTGGCTGATCTCGACCAGCGACGAGACGTTCGAGGGGGAGCTCTACCGGGCGCTGCTGGACCAGATCGTCGTCCTCGCGAAACATCCCGCGGTGGAGGGCGGCGTCGTCCGGGACACCGAGTGGGAGAAGGCCCGGCTCAAGCTCGACGACGAACACGAGGAGACGATCGATCTCGCCACCGCCAGCGGCACCTTCGTCGAGCTCGACATCGACGACGTGGGGACCGTCGAGGCCGCGGAGCGGGAGATCCGCGGCCGGGAGCGGCCAGTCCTCGAGGTGGAACACACCGTCGAGACCACCAGCGTCGAGACGTACGTCACGGGCAACCCCCGCCACGTCTCCCTGTTGGAGGGACTGGTACGGCAGGGCGAGCAGCGCAACGCGGCCGACGATGTCGACCTCTCGGACGACGAGGTGCAGGTGTTGATGGCGCTGTACTCCGGCATCTCCCCGTTCAAGATCCCCGAGTTCGTCGACATGGACGTCGACGAGGTCGAGGACGTCTACGACCGCCTCGTCGAGGCCGACATCCTCGAACCGGTCCGCACCCGCCGCGAGGTCCAACTGGAGGCCCGCGGCCGGTCGATCGCCGGCGACGCCATCGCCGACCAGTAG
- a CDS encoding thiamine-phosphate synthase family protein: MSLRLPSEIVVEDVLPTLRVLLARELAEHGLTQREVAAHLGVTQAAVSTYLNGDPELEPRIADHPETAATVERVAAGLAEGEMDGYDALSAVLELIRSFEDRGPICELHEEAMPGLQGLGCDLCVRGANPELRTERAVLDSVREASRLLATTPAVVDHVPNVGTNVGTALPDADGPADVAAVPGRIYVMNGSVEVPANPEFGASEHVATTVLAATAVDPDRRGALNLATDDALLAAARDRGLDVLEFDAGYEDRGERLRERFADRGVVPDVLFHRGAFGIEPITYVLGETGAAAARLAVELVETAE; the protein is encoded by the coding sequence ATGTCGCTGCGTCTGCCGAGCGAGATCGTCGTCGAGGACGTGCTGCCGACGCTGCGGGTCCTGCTGGCCCGCGAGCTGGCCGAGCACGGCCTCACGCAGCGCGAAGTCGCGGCCCACCTCGGCGTGACGCAGGCGGCCGTCTCCACCTACCTCAACGGCGACCCGGAGCTGGAACCCCGCATCGCCGACCACCCGGAGACGGCCGCGACCGTCGAGCGGGTGGCGGCGGGGCTCGCTGAGGGGGAGATGGACGGCTACGACGCGCTGTCGGCTGTACTGGAACTGATCCGGTCGTTCGAGGACCGCGGGCCGATCTGCGAGCTCCACGAGGAGGCGATGCCCGGACTGCAGGGGCTGGGCTGTGACCTCTGTGTCCGGGGCGCGAACCCGGAACTGCGAACCGAGCGGGCGGTGCTCGACAGCGTGCGGGAGGCCAGCCGGCTGCTGGCGACGACGCCCGCGGTCGTCGACCACGTCCCCAACGTCGGCACCAACGTCGGCACCGCGCTGCCCGACGCCGACGGGCCGGCGGACGTGGCCGCCGTCCCGGGCCGGATCTACGTGATGAACGGCAGCGTCGAGGTGCCAGCCAACCCCGAGTTCGGGGCCTCGGAACACGTCGCGACCACGGTGCTTGCGGCGACGGCCGTCGACCCCGACCGCCGAGGGGCGCTGAACCTCGCGACCGACGACGCGCTGCTGGCCGCGGCCCGGGACCGCGGACTGGACGTCCTGGAGTTCGACGCCGGCTACGAGGACCGCGGCGAGCGTCTGCGCGAGCGGTTCGCCGATCGGGGGGTGGTCCCGGACGTCCTGTTCCACCGCGGCGCGTTCGGCATCGAGCCGATCACGTACGTGCTGGGCGAGACCGGCGCGGCGGCGGCGCGGCTGGCAGTCGAGTTGGTGGAGACGGCGGAGTGA
- a CDS encoding sodium:solute symporter family transporter has protein sequence MVDTALALGLTVLALVAFAALGVWTTRGGDRSTDDFLTARNSVGRGRLTATLVASSMGVWILLSAPEAGAGFGIAAAVGYAVGTAVPMAAYARLGPRVRELLPEGHSLTEYAHARFGSAMYAFVVLVSALYMFVFVAAELTGIASALALVAGVPQWQTAVLVGGFVLLYTGYGGLRATIVTDTVQAVLVLPLLAVVVGAVLLALGGPAAVYAGVAGANPSLVDPGFLPGLQFGLALAFAILGAELVNQTWWQRLYAGESDAAVAGSFRRATLLNGALVFVAALLGLVAVGHADVVTDVTSSAYNADVAFFVLVESVLGEGVLLAVVLLALLLVVSSVDSLFSALASLVTADLPRLLADPDDRTLRLGARALTAVVAVAAVAVSLRARSVLRLFFFADLLGAAVGFPLVYGLYSRSLTGPGALASSLGGLAVGLAFFPDFRGVLTAVPVVGDALPAADPLYLSSFAGAFLVSTGLALAAARVSDAEVDLTRLSETGPLATDGGEPSGARRGSSGPCSDGSEPSGARRGSSEPSSDGSRQE, from the coding sequence ATGGTCGACACTGCCCTCGCGCTCGGACTGACCGTCCTCGCGCTCGTCGCGTTCGCGGCGCTGGGCGTCTGGACCACCCGCGGCGGCGACCGCTCGACGGACGACTTCCTCACGGCGCGGAACTCCGTCGGCCGGGGCCGCCTGACGGCGACGCTCGTGGCCTCGTCGATGGGCGTCTGGATCCTCCTCTCCGCGCCCGAGGCCGGGGCCGGGTTCGGGATCGCCGCCGCCGTCGGCTACGCCGTCGGGACGGCGGTCCCGATGGCCGCCTACGCGAGACTCGGGCCGCGCGTGCGGGAGTTGCTCCCCGAGGGCCACTCGCTGACCGAGTACGCCCACGCCCGCTTCGGGTCGGCGATGTACGCCTTCGTCGTCCTCGTGAGCGCGCTGTACATGTTCGTCTTCGTCGCCGCCGAGCTGACGGGCATCGCCAGCGCGCTCGCGCTGGTCGCCGGCGTCCCGCAGTGGCAGACCGCCGTCCTCGTCGGCGGGTTCGTCCTGCTGTACACGGGCTACGGCGGCCTGCGGGCGACCATCGTCACCGACACGGTCCAGGCGGTGCTCGTGCTCCCGCTGCTGGCCGTCGTCGTCGGCGCGGTCCTGCTGGCGCTGGGCGGGCCAGCGGCCGTCTACGCCGGCGTCGCCGGGGCGAACCCGTCTCTGGTCGACCCCGGCTTCCTCCCCGGCCTCCAGTTCGGGCTCGCGCTGGCGTTCGCCATCCTCGGGGCCGAACTGGTGAACCAGACCTGGTGGCAGCGCCTCTACGCCGGCGAGAGCGACGCGGCGGTCGCCGGGAGCTTCCGCCGGGCGACGCTGCTGAACGGCGCGCTCGTCTTCGTGGCCGCCCTGCTGGGGCTGGTCGCCGTCGGCCACGCCGACGTCGTGACCGACGTGACCAGCTCGGCGTACAACGCCGACGTGGCGTTCTTCGTCCTCGTCGAGAGCGTGCTGGGCGAGGGCGTCCTGCTGGCGGTGGTCCTGCTGGCGCTGCTGCTGGTGGTCAGCTCCGTCGACTCGCTGTTCTCGGCGCTGGCGAGTCTCGTCACCGCCGACCTCCCGCGGCTGCTGGCCGACCCCGACGACCGGACGCTCCGGCTGGGGGCGCGGGCGCTGACCGCCGTCGTCGCCGTCGCTGCCGTCGCCGTCAGCCTGCGCGCCCGCAGCGTCCTCCGGCTGTTCTTCTTCGCGGACCTGCTCGGGGCCGCCGTCGGCTTCCCGCTGGTCTACGGGCTCTACTCCCGGTCGCTCACCGGTCCGGGTGCGCTGGCGAGCAGCCTCGGCGGGCTGGCGGTCGGGCTGGCGTTCTTCCCCGACTTCCGGGGCGTCCTGACCGCCGTTCCGGTCGTCGGCGACGCCCTGCCCGCCGCGGACCCGCTGTACCTGTCCTCGTTCGCGGGCGCGTTCCTCGTCTCGACGGGGCTGGCGCTCGCCGCCGCCCGCGTCTCCGACGCCGAGGTCGACCTGACCCGGCTGTCGGAGACAGGGCCGCTCGCGACGGACGGCGGTGAGCCGAGCGGAGCGAGGCGAGGCTCGTCGGGACCGTGCTCCGACGGTAGTGAGCCGAGCGGAGCGAGGCGCGGCTCGTCAGAACCCAGTTCCGACGGCAGTCGCCAGGAGTGA
- a CDS encoding chemotaxis protein CheW produces MSTQSAQSTTGQVLEFELGAETYCVSIDYVTEIVDVGDLTQVPNAPPYVEGVMDLRGRTTSIVDPKTIFGIDGDADGKRIIVFDPEIVQTQGAAGWLVDEVFQVVQITPDQVDRSPANDSGSIRGVVKRDDDFVIWVDPAVVHSEG; encoded by the coding sequence ATGTCCACCCAGTCAGCCCAGTCGACGACCGGCCAGGTCCTCGAGTTCGAACTCGGGGCGGAGACCTACTGTGTCAGCATCGACTACGTGACCGAGATCGTCGACGTCGGCGACCTGACACAGGTCCCCAACGCCCCGCCGTACGTCGAGGGCGTGATGGATCTCCGGGGTCGGACCACGTCGATCGTCGACCCGAAGACCATCTTCGGCATCGACGGGGACGCGGACGGCAAGCGCATCATCGTCTTCGATCCCGAGATCGTCCAGACACAGGGGGCGGCCGGCTGGCTCGTCGACGAGGTGTTCCAGGTCGTCCAGATCACGCCCGACCAGGTCGATCGCTCGCCCGCCAACGACTCCGGCTCGATCCGTGGCGTGGTCAAACGCGACGACGACTTCGTCATCTGGGTCGACCCGGCGGTCGTCCACAGCGAGGGCTGA
- the cheA gene encoding chemotaxis protein CheA: MDDQYLDAFIRESEEAITELNNSLLALESDPTDREAMDSIFRTAHTLKGNFGAMGFDDAANLAHAMEDLLDAMRQGEMDVTPAVMDLIFAGVDRIEVIVGEIEDHGEARTDTDEMVDELRTVLEEGADAAAADGDGHEGAAGEDDGAERGGAGSGLAAGSIETDVTAADADGRVVHAVVDVGESDMPGVDAMLALEGVEDVFDVLDSDPARTDIEDGAFEDAFELYLDAPDAATVDAELGSVGKIAAFEADDVTAELDGDGDAGGGSDAAGGGPRVAGTTETDDTDANGGDAEHSVDEIKSVRVDVDRLDDLHGQVEQLVTSRIKLRRAVEQEDLDSAGETLNELDKITANLQNTVMDMRLIPLKKVVGKFPRLVRDLARELDKEVDFEIEGEDIELDRTILTEISDPLMHILRNAVDHGIEPPAERERKGKPRTGHITLRASRERDHVIIEVEDDGAGLDVEGIREKAIEKGVRSPEELEAMDDSAVYDLVFHPGFSTADEVTDTSGRGVGMDVVHDTVSQLDGSVNVESTPGEGTTVALRLPVTMAIVKVLFVQVGDEEYGVPIKNVDEITSTDAVKQVNGKQVIKHNDDIYPVIHLDETFDVPGETENGDGMLVRIRESERQVALHCDSVNSQEEVVVKPLEGILSGTAGLSGTAVLGDGNIVHILDVVTL, from the coding sequence ATGGACGACCAGTATCTCGACGCGTTCATCCGCGAGAGCGAGGAGGCGATCACGGAACTGAACAACTCGCTGTTGGCGCTGGAGTCGGACCCCACCGACCGGGAGGCGATGGACTCCATCTTCCGGACCGCCCACACGCTGAAGGGGAACTTCGGCGCGATGGGGTTCGACGACGCGGCGAACCTCGCACACGCGATGGAGGACCTGCTCGACGCGATGCGACAGGGGGAGATGGACGTCACGCCGGCAGTGATGGACCTGATCTTCGCCGGCGTCGACCGGATCGAGGTCATCGTCGGCGAGATCGAGGACCACGGCGAGGCGCGGACCGACACCGACGAGATGGTCGACGAGCTGCGGACGGTCCTGGAGGAGGGGGCCGACGCCGCGGCCGCCGACGGCGACGGGCACGAGGGAGCCGCCGGCGAGGACGACGGAGCCGAGCGCGGCGGAGCCGGGAGCGGCCTCGCCGCCGGCTCGATCGAGACGGACGTGACCGCCGCCGACGCCGACGGCCGGGTCGTCCATGCCGTCGTCGACGTCGGCGAGTCGGATATGCCGGGCGTCGACGCGATGCTCGCTCTGGAGGGCGTCGAGGACGTGTTCGACGTCCTCGACAGCGACCCGGCCCGGACCGACATCGAGGACGGGGCCTTCGAAGACGCCTTCGAGCTCTATCTCGACGCCCCGGACGCCGCCACCGTCGACGCCGAACTCGGTTCCGTCGGGAAGATCGCGGCGTTCGAGGCCGACGACGTGACGGCCGAACTCGACGGCGACGGGGACGCTGGCGGCGGATCGGACGCGGCGGGCGGCGGCCCCCGTGTGGCCGGCACCACGGAGACCGACGACACGGACGCGAACGGCGGGGACGCCGAACACAGCGTCGACGAGATCAAGTCGGTCCGCGTCGACGTCGACCGGCTGGACGACCTGCACGGACAGGTCGAGCAGCTGGTCACCAGCCGGATCAAGCTCCGCCGGGCCGTCGAGCAGGAGGACCTGGACTCGGCGGGTGAGACGCTGAACGAGCTGGACAAGATCACGGCGAACCTCCAGAACACGGTGATGGACATGCGGCTCATCCCGCTGAAGAAGGTCGTCGGGAAGTTCCCGCGGCTGGTCCGTGACCTCGCTCGCGAGCTCGACAAGGAGGTCGACTTCGAGATCGAAGGCGAGGACATCGAGCTCGACCGGACCATCCTCACCGAGATCTCGGACCCGCTGATGCACATCCTGCGCAACGCCGTCGACCACGGGATCGAGCCCCCGGCGGAGCGCGAGCGGAAGGGGAAACCGCGGACCGGCCACATCACGCTGCGGGCCTCCCGGGAGCGAGACCACGTCATCATCGAGGTCGAGGACGACGGCGCGGGGCTCGACGTCGAGGGCATCCGCGAGAAGGCGATCGAGAAGGGCGTCCGCTCGCCGGAGGAGCTGGAGGCGATGGACGACTCCGCGGTCTACGACCTCGTGTTCCACCCCGGCTTCTCGACGGCCGACGAGGTGACCGACACCAGTGGCCGCGGGGTCGGGATGGACGTCGTCCACGACACCGTCTCGCAACTGGACGGGTCGGTCAACGTCGAGTCGACGCCGGGGGAGGGGACCACCGTCGCGCTGCGCCTGCCGGTGACGATGGCCATCGTGAAGGTGCTGTTCGTGCAGGTCGGCGACGAGGAGTACGGCGTCCCCATCAAGAACGTCGACGAGATCACCTCGACCGACGCCGTCAAGCAGGTCAACGGCAAGCAGGTCATCAAGCACAACGACGACATCTACCCCGTCATCCACCTCGACGAGACGTTCGACGTGCCCGGCGAGACGGAAAACGGTGACGGGATGCTGGTCCGTATCCGCGAGTCCGAGCGGCAGGTCGCCCTGCACTGTGACTCGGTCAACAGCCAGGAGGAGGTCGTCGTCAAGCCCCTGGAGGGGATCCTCTCGGGGACCGCCGGCCTCTCCGGGACGGCGGTGCTGGGGGACGGCAACATCGTCCACATCCTCGACGTGGTGACGCTATGA